In Saccopteryx leptura isolate mSacLep1 chromosome 9, mSacLep1_pri_phased_curated, whole genome shotgun sequence, the genomic window CCTTGTCCCTGTCTGCAGCCAGCCCCCATTCCCACCCTTGGCCTGGGCTTCCCTCTCCACACGTCTGCCTTTTCTGGGCAGTTCACATAAATGGAGTCACAGTGTACGTGGCCTTTACCTGTGGTTCCAGGGTCAGGTTTTGGCGATCCTCTCACACTGCATATGTCAACAGCTTGTCCCGTGCTGCTCCATTTCATGGAGAAACCACATTCTTCACCCTCTTTCTCAAAACTCCATCCTCATTCTTGCTCTCTGACATTTCCCTCTCTGCAGCCATCCTCTCCTCGACCCTCTGACATGTCAGTATGACAGACCCTGTTGGTGCCTTTCCGACAGGCAGTCCCCTGCCCACACCTTCCCTTGCAGGCAAAGGCCCAGCACTGGAATCAGCAGATGAGCCCATTCTGGAGATGGGAGGCAGGTGAGGCCTGCTGGGGAAAGGTTCTCCCTGCTAACACACTAGATGCAGTCCTGTCTGCATGGGACACCTGGAGCTGTCCACCAATCTGGGACCATGGACCCTGAGGGTGACATGGATCCTGAGTGCCCCTGCCTTTGAGTTTCTTTTAATTGGGAGACATCATACCCATAAGCAGTGAAGCCACGTCTGGTTGGCTTTTCTGTGACCTGCAGCCAAAGCCTCCTGACAGACTGGTAGCATCCTCCAAACCTCCTCCCTAGGACGCTGGCCCCTCCTGCGGTCTTCCACCCACAAACGAGTGTTCCTAAACCACGATCTGAAGTCCAGGCCTCGCTCCCAAGCCCACCCAACACGCTCATTTCAAACTGCTTCCTGCCCTTCTGGTCCTCACAGATGCCTCTATCTGAACCTGCCTGAGTCCGTCTCTACCCTCCAGACAAGACTCCTCCTGACCCAGCAACTACTCAATCTCACGGTCACTGCCACCCACCCTACTGGCTCTGATTTCCCTACATCTCATCATATGTCAGGTTCCGCCGGTTCTACCTCCTGGGCCCGTTGTAATTCTCCCTGCCACTGCCTCATTAGCTCCTACCTAATAGCAGCAACGGGCCTGTGACAGGTCTCCTCACTGCCCCTAATAGCCTTTATTCTAGAGACAGATTTTACCAGGGCACAAACCCCATCACATGTCCTTTGTTTTAATTAACAGTCCCATTTCCACATCCCACATGGTAGAATTGACAGAAGACTTTATCTCTGGCAGCTTCTGTGgcctcatccccacccccaccccgcccatgGGAAGGTCTGGCCACACCGGGCTGTGACAAAGTGAATAAATTAGCCAAACTGTTGCACCCTTTGTCCCACTGAGGTTCTGCTGCCTCCACGATCCGTCTCATTCTCACACAGACTGTGTCCAGCCTGGGACAGCCTTCCTTCCAAGCGTCTGTTCTGGTCTTGAGTATTAAAACACGAGAGTGCGTCCACCCTCCGGGACAACAGCAGCGTGCTGTGTCTGTGCACTGGGTCCCTACCGACTATCTGCTATGCAGGTATCACTTGGCAGCTTCCCTGAACTTCACTGAACTTGTATTTCCCATCTAGAGTTCTGCATCTTCCCCTCGGATATAAAGCTCCTAAGCCTTTCCACCCTTAGGGCGGGCCCCCTGCTGTCGGGGTCGCTCACTTAGGCTCCAGTTGACAACACGCTCAAAATTCTTTGAAGCTGCGACCTCGGGCTCTGTCCCTTTCTGGGTGGGTCCTACCTTCATCCTCTTCAGGTGATGGCCACTGCTGCTTGGCTGTCCCTTTCTTCCGAGAGAAGCCCTCTGCAGGCTTAGTGTCTAGAGGCTTCTCAGAATAGGTGTACCCCTTCTTTTGCTCCTCACCTGGAATATAGGGATAATGAATTCGACCTATGATTTAGTGAATCTAGAGCAATGGATTCATTTCTCTTCAATTGGCTGCTTTGGTTCAGAATGAAACAGGTGGCTTGAAAGGCTTGGCTCACTGCATTTTCCCTAAACTGGACATTTCCATGGAAGAAAAGTTTCCCCGAGGCACGGTCATCAGGAGGGGCGGGGCGCCCAGCAACCCGAGCCCTCGTGAGAGCCGGCCGCTCCAGAGAGACGGCGGGCCGGCGACCCTTTACCTTGCCCGGGTTTGTGTTTGCTTCTGCCAAGTCCCATAGGTGAGCCCGCCGCCCCGCCGGCACAACCCGGGCACCTGCACCTTAGTGGGCACGCAGCGCAAGTGACTCACAGAAGCCGCCGCTCGGCGGCGGCCGCGCGGTCGGTCGCCACGGCAACGCCTAGGCTCGCGAGACCTATCGCCGTCCTCTCGCGAGAGGAGCCGGCCGCCGGAAGTAGGGCTCTACCCGGAAGTTCCCACCGGCAGAGCTGGTCGGCCGTTCGACGCCCCCTGGAGATTCCCGTCCCTCCTCCCCTGCGAGGGCTGCCGCTGCGGGACTGGCCATGGACGGTAAGAGCCGCCGCCCTTCGGGGCGCGGGCGGGGGCTCAGGCGGGCGCCCCAGGCCTCAACCCCGACCCCGCCCCAGGCTCCCGGTCTCCGGTCCCCACCCCCGGTCCCCCGACCCCCAATCCTCAGCGTGCGGCTGCCCTCACCCCCAACTCCGGTACCGGAGAGGGCCCTCGGCGTTCGGGGCCCGGGGATGTCAGGTCAGAGGGCACCGGAAAAGGAAACAGTTGCAGCAGGTGCCCCAGAACCCCGCCAAGAGAAACAGGGGAGCCCAGGCCAGCAGCTCCTCGCCGCCAGGCCGGCCCACGACCGCCCTCTGGGGTGGCGCCTGCCCTCCCATCTGCGGGGACACAGCCGAGGGGCAGCCCGCGCGGCTCGGAACGCCAGAGGATGCTTAAGGGCCGGCGCGAGAGGGAGGTGTTGCAATTCACTTTGTGACAAGTAAAAAGCCACGCCACCGTGTTCTTGTCGTGAAGGGAGTTCTGCACACGTGGCCTGAGATGATGAATagcccccctacacacacacacacgtgttggTGTTTGCTCCGCAGTTCAGAGGAGTTTTGTTTTGCTCATATCACTCTCTTCGGGGTGAGATAACCAAGTGATGCTCCCTGAATCTGTTCGTGCCACTCAAGCCCAGCTAAGAAGGCGGAGGCCACGCCCAGACCAACCCTGCTTTCCCTGCTGTGAGcacactgtctcccctccccGCACCCCCAGTCAGGTGCCCTGTGGTTTCTAGAGTCACAGCTGATGTGGCCTTGACCTCTCTGCACTGAGAGAAACCCCCACTAGGCTCTGCTGGGGCCCGTAGCACCCCTGTTTACAGGACTTGATGTCCTCCTTCTGAATTAGTGTGTAAACCCTTTCAGGGACCACTCTCCAAACTGAGAAATTGATTCAGTTGAGATAGTTTTAAGATGTACTGGGCTCTACCCGGCTCTTGCGTTTTGGTGAATGAGTAGCCGGTTCAGTCCTCAGGGGGTTAGCCACTAACAACACACCGTGTACGTGGTGAGGCACCACAGTCCGGGGCGATGGCTCTGCGCTTTGGTGGCATAAGAGTCACTTCCCTGCTGTTTTCATCCGATGACTTTTGGGGAGAAAGTATGTCACAAGTAGACTTGTCAAGTCCTGAGCCTTACTCAGTTAGAAAAGAATTCCCAGGGACCTTTGTGAAGTTGCATTAATTGCAAACTGCCACCTTGAGTTTTCACTGGGCCACATGCTGCCTCCATGACTTCCTGTGCCTGTACACTCACCCTTGGAGTCAGCTGGTGCCATCCTGGTGTTGCCAGTGAGGAACTGGGGGTTCAGAAGGGCCTGTGGGAGCAAGTGAGGAGCTGGGGGTTCAGAAGGCGCTGTGGGAGCAAGTGAGGAGCTGGGGGTTCAGAAGGCGCTGTGGGAGCAAGTGAGGAGCTGGGGGTTCAGAAGGCGCTGTGGGAGCAAGTGAGGAGCTGGGGGTTCAGAAGGCCCTGTGGGAGCAAGTGAGGAGCTGGGGGTTCAGAAGGCCCTGTGGGAGCAAGTGAGGAGCTGGGGGTTCAGAAGGCGCTGTGGGAGCAAGGGAGCAGAGTTGTGTGCTGGTCCGTCTTCCTGAGGCCCCGCCAGTGCTGTCCACGCCTGTGCTCTGTCCCAGCTCCGCGTGTCTAGAGGGTCTCAGTGAAACTGTTTGCTTGTTGGAAGTACTGCTTGTCACGTTTCTAAAGTCCTCAAACCATCTTCTCTCTTTGCAGATACCCTGTTCCAGTTGAAGGTATGTATTGAATGGCTGTTCACCCTAACCTCATCCTGCTGGTTAGCAAATGGGGACGATGACACGTGTAAATTGCTCTCAGAGGGACAGATTGTGAATTGGTGACTGCTGCACAGCGCTCAGCCAGACTGATGACGGGCTATTGAGTTGCTTGATGGCGTGTTCTTTTCTTGTCTGAGGCTGACAAGAAGACCCTGAGTGGACGGGTCACCTGGGGTCATCATGAGAGCGGAGTGTTATCTTTAAGAAACACAATGGGCGTTAGGCTCCTTCCTTGATGTTCCACTAGGCATTTAAAACTGTGACGTTTTATGGGAGGCTGTTGTGGGTGTTTCTCCTGTCTGGTTGGTGTTAGCACTTCTAGTGAGGTCAGGCCATCTTCTGCTGTGTTTCCCTTAAATGCGTCGTAGTTAACCATCCTGGTTAGGGCGGAATGATGGGCCGGAATGCTGTGCGCCCGCTGCTGGTCTAGCTCAGCACCTGGCTTAGCCGTGGACGGGATGGGCAGGGGCATGGTGGCCTCAGGCACTTTGTCCGCAGCACTGGTGTGGAGGGCACCATGTAGGTCATCAGGCACTTTGTCCGCAGCACTGGTGTAGAAGGCACCATGTAGGTCATCAGGGCCAGATTCCCAGGGCAGGAACATCTGGATTCTTTTCCTTAAGGAATGTAGGAGTGTGAGGTCGACAGACATGAGACCCTTTCTCTGTAACAGGAAGTTCCAAGTGTCAAGTGTGAGGGCAAAACCCAGGGCAGTGGGAGGGCCTGGGGGGCAGTGGGTCCTCCCAGGTGGGTGGTGTTGCAGGCCACGGGAGCACCACTTGTAGGGCCGGTGTTAGGAGACTGTGGGCATTGGGTCACCGGAGTGTGCTCCCCTGCTGGCTTCCTGGTTAAGTGAGGCCTGTTTGGGGGCTCTTGGGGCCACTCTGAccagggctggggcggggccaCAGGAAGAAGGGACTGTGAGCAGTGTTGAGGCTGGAGGGGGCTGGGTGTGTGAGATCATGCTGCAGCATCCATCTTGCTGCCGCTGGCAGGAGGGTCCAGGACACCTGGCCAAGGAGTGGACTTTGTTTAGAGGTGGGGGAGCTACCTAGGGCTCTGAGGGAGGAATGGGGCCTGGTGTGCGCTTCGGCTTTTGGGGCTCTTGGGGAGGACCAGACCAGAGGTGAATAGATTGTGAGCACCTGTGGGTGGCCAGGCATGCGGGGAGTGAGGCGTGGGTGGACGGGGCAGGGGCGAGGAGGACAGTCCGTCACTGAACTTGCAAAGTAAAAGGGGCAGAGCTTGGtgtggaggaggagaaagaaagcctGGTGTCCTGCCTGGGTGGACAAGAGTGCCCACTGAAGTGCTCCTTGTGGGTGGGTAGCCTCAGTTCAGAGCAGTGCAGACTCGGGGCTGCAGATACGGGCagagagctgggggagggacctGCCCTGTGCAGTGGTGGCCCTTAGATGCATGCTGCCTGGTACCAGCCGCACCCAGCATTGGATTTAGGTTGTCCCATGTGACAGCTGGGTTGGACGGTGTAGGCTTACAGAGTTTGAAGAAAGGAGAGTTGGCGTGTCAGACATTGGCTTAGAAGCACTTGAGGAATGAGCTGGGTGATTAGGAATTGGGGGGTGACCTTCGAAAGAAGGCTCTGTGCTCTGTTTGCCCAGCAGGCTGGGGTGGCCTGGCTGGTCTGACCCAGGTTTCCGCCTCTGCTCAGTTCACAGCGAAGCAGCTGGAGAAACTGGCCAAGAAGGCGGAGAAGGACTCGAAGGCGGAGCAGGCCAAGGTGAAGAAGGTGAGGTGGCCGCTGCCATGGTTCTCGCTCCTGTGTCTTCTTTTGGGGGTGTCTCTTCCTTACACAGATAGGGTGGGACCCCCCCAAAGCCTACAGTGGCTCTGTCTGCCTACCCAATGTCCAGACGTCCAGAGCAGAAAGTTCAGACATCATCTGAGCCTTTTCTTTGAATGTCCGTGCCTTTTGTCATTTTCAGTGTTCTGAACTTGAGTTTCTCCAAAATTGTGTGGGAAGTGGGCTTCTGACAGTCCCTCCATGACCCCGCCACTCCGAGCCCTCTCTTTCCTGTGCAGGTGGTGTCTCAGGCAGCCGAGCctgggcagaggggaggcagCCCCTCTGGGGGCTCTGGGAGTCCCTGTGCCCAGCAGGGAGGGTCAGGAGGAAGGGCTGGAGGAGTCTCTGTCACAGCTGTTGGTGGGGGTGTTGGATTTGGTGACTATTCACTCAGATGGTAGTTCCCAGGGCAGAAAGGCCAGAGAGCCCACTCCAGGTCTGAGTCCTTCTGTTCAACTTCTGATTCCTTTGGAATCAGCCTTGTTCACTCTGACTATTGTGGGTTGTGGTGTGAGAGGCTCAGGAGGAAGCTGAAGCGTTGGGGGCAGTGGAGGGACAGGGAGAAGTGGCTGTGTTTCCAGGACTTTCCCATCTAACCCCGCTGTGGGCCGGTCTGGTGACCCTGCACTGGACACCCTGGCTCCTGGGCCGGCTTGGGATTTAGGTGTCTGTGATTTCATGAAGCTCACAGCCCTGCAGAGGGTTGTAAAAGGGGCACACCAGCAGACACACCCCAGGAAAGGCCAGGCCCAAGGCCCCTGAGCAGAGCTGGCCTcaccccaaatttcaggccctgcAGCAGAAGAATGTGGAGTGTGCCCGTGTGTACGCGGAGAATGCCATTCGCAAGAAGAATGAAGGCGTCAACTGGCTCCGCATGGCATCCCGTGTGGACGCAGTGGCCTCCAAGGTGCAGACAGCTGTGACCATGAAAGGGGTGAGTGCTTGGCCCACGCCTCATGCACGTGAGTTGCTTCGTCTGCCGGTCTTGTCCGTGGAGCTGACTGGGGCTCTAAGGGCCGAGGTTGGGGGGCATCATTGCAGAGCCCTTTGGGTCTGTTGGGGGGAATTCCCTAACCATAGCAAGTGTGTACCAAAGAGAACACACAGACCAGCGATCCACGGTGTCCTTGGGCTTTCCTGAGTGCCGCGGCCTGGTCTCCTTATGTGCGTCATTTGGTTTACACTTTCCTGGGGACCTGCCAGGGGAGAGAGAGCCCATGGGAACTGAAAGGCCCAGCCTACCTATGGGCTGCTTGGCATGGCCAGGCTGGGTCTTGTTGGCCCAGGTGGGGAGGGTTCCGAGGGTCTGCTCCTGGTGGGGACATCCCTTCCTTCAGCCCATCGCCTCCTCACTGCTTCCTGTGCCAGGTGACCAAGAATATGGCACAGGTGACTAAAGCCCTGGACCGAGCGCTGAGCAGCATGGACCTGCAGAAGGTGTCTGCAGTGATGGACCGGTTCGAGCAGCAGGTGCAGAACTTGGATGTGCACACCTCGGTAGGTTGGCTGTGTCCAGGCGAGTGGGCTGTGTATCGGCAGGTTGGCTCATGTGGCTGCCACACAATGTCCCCTCCCTGGGGTCGGCAAGTGTTCTCTGTGCTGAGTCCCTGTGGGGCCACCTCCAGGGTACCTTGGGCCCTTGTTGGGGGTTCCAGTAACCCACAGAGCTCAAGTAGAGGAGGGCTGGGGGTGCCGGCTCGTCTACAGGTGGGGTGGCCAGAAACGCTCCCTCGGCCCCCAGAGGCTGGAGAGGGCTGGACACGAGCCGCAGGGAGAGCAGTGAGGAGGCTGGAGGGGGAGCAAGCAGGACATGCGGTCAGACGGGGGGCCTTGGCAGGGGCCGATGGCTCTGTAAGGCTCCAGTGGGATGCTGGGCCTGCCTGCACAGAACCTGACCCCCCCTCCAGGTGATGGAGGACTCCATGAGCTCGGCCACCACGCTGACCACACCGCAGGAGCAGGTGGACAGTCTCATCGTGCAGATCGCAGAGGAGAACGGCCTGGAGGTCCTGGACCAGCTCAGCCAGCTGCCCGAGGGCGCATCCGCCGTGGGCGAGAGCTCCGTGCGCAGCCAGGAGGACCAGTTGTCCCGCAGGTGTGTGACCTCCTCATGCTCTGCGGCTGCTTGTGACGGAGCTGCAGCCGACTGGAGACAACTTGTGATGTGGCTTCGACCCCCGGCTCCTGTCCTCGAGGAGAAGCCCGACTCAgaacccgcccccaccccacagcaCAGCCAGGCCCAGCGGGGCGGGTGGCTCTGTTCTCAGATTCCTGTTTCAGAGAAATGCCCTCTGTGTCGGGGCCCCTGAGCGGCTCTCTGCCCCTCGTCCATGTCCTCACTGGGCAGCAGGCGAGTTGCTCCCGCCACAGCGCCCTGTGCAGCAGGACAGGGTCGTGCAGCTGTTTTCAGAGCCTTTCCCGGTAGCTCAGCCTGAGAAGCAGGTTGCGTGGAAAGGAGGTCCCAGCAGGCCGCGGCCTGAGGGCAGCGAGGGGCCTTGGGCTCTCTGGTGGGCGGCTCACAGGCCCCACCCTCCCTCACCACGGCTTTGTTGTGACTTGCAGGTTGGCTGCCCTGAGGAACTAGGAGCCGCTGCAGGGCACTGCCTCCGGGCTGTGTCCTCCCAGCCGCCTCTGCTGACCCTGCAGCAGCGTCAGCCTTCACTGCTCTCAGCGTATCATCCCTGCCGGCCTGGAACCCTCCTGTCCTCCTAGGCTGGGTGGTGGGTGAGTTTGCACAAACTTCTGACTTCCGTGTGGGTAATTTCTGTGACTCTGGGCCAAGCATCTGGAGAATCAGCGACTCCCTTCTGTGCCCTACCCTGAGGACACTGTGTGGTGGCAGGTGTGCTGCTGGTGTCAGCCAGTGGGCGTCAGGCGGCAGCTGGAGCCCTCCTGGCAGTGGGCAGGGGCTGCCACTCCCCCTGGACAGACACAGGCCCAGGCAGTGCCCCAAGATGCATGGGGGATGCCCTCAGGGGCCCCCAGCAAGCATTCCCTCTGAAGCTTTTGTGGAATGTCCCAGAGGAAGGGTCTCGTCCCCTCCAGCCTGGCCTTGGCCTCTCGCTGAGCCTCTTCAGGTGTGTAGTCCCAAGTTCAGGCGTACCCACTCTGTGACTGTGTCCTCACTCTACCGTTGCCTCTGGAGGCCCCTGGGTGTATGTAGTGACCCCTCGGAGCCCAGCCTGTGCCAGGAACCGACAGCCACAGGGTCACGTCTCCTGACACTCAGCTGCTGTGCCTCCCCAGCAGCCTCTCTGCCTTGTGTTCACACCCTTGACCTTGGAAACCAGAGAGCTGCCCTCAGCAGGGCTTGCTGTGGCCATGCGTCCTGGACAGAGCAGCAGGTCATCCCGGTGACCTCTGGATGGCTTAGAAGTGGCTGCACTTTCTGTTCTTCACGTTCctgaagtttacttttttttttttaagctgtttggtttggttttgagttttttttggctttgaggtttctttttttgccaaaataggaggagtgggaagcagatGGGGAGGGTTGGGTCTGCCACTCCTCGGCGTGAGCTGCTGGGAGCTGCCCAGTGGGTGCTGCCGGGCTGCTCTGTGCACAGCTGACCACCCTTCCCAGCCTTTCCCAGAGGCTCTGGCTGTCCAGTCTGGTTCTTATGAACAGAAACATTGGAGACTATGACCTTGACTTTGTGCTTGTTTCTTCCTGGACTTGAACCTGTGGTGTTCTGTGCAGTGAGTGGTGTTGGGCAAGCTTGGTGGGCCGTGGGGTGAGACCCCAGAGTGGGGGCGGGGTGCTGTCTGGCTTTCTCCTAGGACACCGACCTCGCCTTACTCCCTGGCTGTGGCCCCTCGGGGCGCCCATGTGCTGGGCCTCACAGAAGGTCCTGAGCCCTCTGGACCCAGTGTGGGGAGAGGCCGTGGAGCACGGAGGAGCAGCTCCTACAATGCTGTTGTAAATAAACAAGTTGCTCCCTGAGAAACGGCTCTGGGTTTGCTTTAGTGGCTTTGGGGTGAGGGGAGCCATAGGTGGGCCCTCAGTGTGGCCGTCCAGCCCCCGGTTGGAGGCTGAGGGAATACCTGGAGGAGGGCAGGCGGGAGTCTGGGGACAGCAGATTCCCAGACCAGGCCCAGACAGATGGGATCTAGGGTAAGTTTCTACACTGAAGTAATTTTAAACTTACATAAAAGTGGCAGAGTTCATTGTTTCTGTACTTGTGCAAACCAGCTTCCCTCACGTCCGCTTCCTGGTCAGCCAGACGTGACCAGCTAAAGCAGGAACCACCAGGCGTTAGTGCCTCGTCCCACCTCCGTCCCCCAATATGAGACagtcctgtttcttttttccttttttttttttttttttttttgttagaataagagagaatgaggagagagacaggaaggggagatgggaagcatcagcttgtagttgctgcactgtagttgttcattgatagcttctcctatgtgtcttgaccggggggttccagccaagccagtgaccccttgctcaagccagccaccctgtgctgaagccggatgagcccgcactcaagccgacaacctcagggtttcaaacctgggtcctcagcatcccaggccgacactatccactgtgccaccgtctggtcaggtcAGACCCCTGTATGTTCTTGTGGGGGCACTTGATGTGCATCTTATCTCTGGTGTGATTTTACTGTGGTTGAGATGATTTCTGGATGAGATTAAAGCCTCTCTCGAGAAAATTGGCAAACCAGGTGAGCTGCAGCCCCCGAGGGATCTTCTCCACAGTCGGACACTCAGGCAGAAACAGCCCGGCCACGGTCGGGGTGCTGGCCGGACTTGCCCAGCTCTGGAGAGAAACCCTCACTTGCCTGTTTTCTCCATTAACATGAATTTGATCCTAAGTGATCAGTAAATTCCCACAAATGTCCCTTTTGGTCACTAGATCCTCCCGGAGAGTGTGCCGTCTGGGAAGGAGAGGCCTCCCTGCCCACTGAGGTCCCCGACTTCCCCCAGGGCCTGGGGGAGCCAGGCACCTGCCTCCTCCACGGGACGTGTGGTCCAGGGGGATTTACACTTGTTTACGGGGGAGTCTGAGGGAACTAACAGCAAAGCACAGGGGCTGCTGGGCCCACGTGGGGCGGGGGCCCCTGAGCAGGGAGTCCCTGCCTTGTCAGGCTGGACTTACGCCCCGTATTGGAGCCTGCCCTGCCCAGAGGGGGTGTTCTCAGGTCTGCAAAGGGCCCTGACGTGTCGGGGTCCCACGATGGAGTCTGTCGCCCACGAGGTGGTTCATCTGGAGACACATCCACTGAGTGTCCAGCAGGAGGCGCTGTCCCCTCCCACCAAGGATCCCGCAGGACACGCTCACTATGTGGGAGGTCCTGCAGGGGCTGCTCTTGAGGGGCCTCGCTTCCAGTCTGTCGTCAGAGGCTGAGCCACGTGGGGTGTGGGCACACGTGTGTGTGAGTGCGCAGCTGTGTACGTGTGTGCAGGCACACCTAGGAGGATGTGGGTGTgtaggtgtgcatgtgtgtacaagACAGGGTGGTACCGGAGTCGACTGATTTCTAAAACCTTCCAGCAAGGTCCATGTGCAGCCCGCATCAGACCCTGGgccctttctggccctggccctgcactGCTCGGACACTCCTGTGCCTGGATGTCCAGCCAGGGGCGGTTGCACAGACTTTGCcctgggacacacaggagacCCCTCCAGGGTGACGCAAAGGGGTCAGTACCTTTATTGAGGGTCTACTGTGGGCCTGTGTCCTGAGTTCTCAGACAGGGTGCTACTTCAGGGAGCCTCGCTGCCTGCTCAGGACAGGCCAGTCAGCCCTGTATGGGGAGAGCAGTGTCCCCGGAGTCTGGGCTGCCCCGGTGGCCAGTCTTCCTTGAGCTTCAGGAGCCCAAGCTGTTTGGTCCCCAGAGTGTCATAGAAGACACAGGCTGAGGAGGGTGGCGAGGGAGGCCAGCAGGGCCCACGACTGGTGGTGGAGGCTGGGGGCCCCTGAGTAGCCATAGTTGGTCCTGCAGGAACCCTCCAGCATGTCCTTGATGGGCTCTTCCTCAGGGGCCATTCTGTGGTTGCTTGCCTGCGGACACACACAGGttggctgcctgcctgcctcccgggAGAGGGGTGGGTGACAGAGCAGCCCTCCTCACCTGCTCCACCTCCTCAAAGACCCTCAGCAGGTTGTCAGCCAGGGCGCCCTTGATCTCCGCCTCCGTCCACTGCCTCCTGAGCAGCTCGGCGATCAGGTCTGGGTACTTGGACACGTCCTCAAGCCCCGAGGGGAGTCTgcgcagagagcagagagaaccaGGTTCTGCAGCCCTGCGGACGGGTTATAGGGACCCGTCCACCCCAGTCCTGAGGCATGGGGTTCTCAGGGGTGGTTCAGGACGAGACCTGCTGAGGAAGCCCCCAGGACACACTCTGTCCCCCACCTCATGGCAGGttcggggggggggcggggtctTGACcctccacttttttatttttttagattttttaaatttatttttttagagagagagagagagatacagagagagagagaaggggggaggagcaggaagcatcaactcccatatgtgccttgaccaggcgagcctggggttttgaaccagcaacctcagcattccaggtcaatgcttttacccactgcaccagcacaggtcaggcttgacccTCCACTTTACGCACAGGACACAGTCTTGGTCTTTACCTGGAAACACCGTCGAAGTCTCCACCAAAGCCCACTGCGCCAGCTCCGGCCACCTTCTTGATGTGGTCCAGGTGGTCTGCGGGGGAGAGCTGGTGTGGGTCCCGTGGGAGGCCCTCCCCTGCCCAGCCAGGGGCTGCTCGCGCCCACCTACCCGCTACTTGGGACAGGGTGGCCTCCGCTTTGCAGGCGACATAGTCATTGAAGAAATTCACCATCACCAGGCTGCCCGTCTCCTTCTGCTCAGGATAGAGAGGACCAGTGGGCACGGGGGCGCATGAGGACCACCTGTGGGCCCAGGACCCGCCCGGAGCACAGAGGGGCCCTCACCACCAGCTGGAGGATGTCGTCCGGCACATTCCGCCGGTGCTTGCATAGCTCATAGGCAGAGGAGTGGCTGAAGATGACAGGGGCCCTGGACAGCCGCAGAGTGGTGTTCATGGTGGCCAC contains:
- the CHMP1A gene encoding charged multivesicular body protein 1a, with protein sequence MDDTLFQLKFTAKQLEKLAKKAEKDSKAEQAKVKKALQQKNVECARVYAENAIRKKNEGVNWLRMASRVDAVASKVQTAVTMKGVTKNMAQVTKALDRALSSMDLQKVSAVMDRFEQQVQNLDVHTSVMEDSMSSATTLTTPQEQVDSLIVQIAEENGLEVLDQLSQLPEGASAVGESSVRSQEDQLSRRLAALRN